A single Phragmites australis chromosome 4, lpPhrAust1.1, whole genome shotgun sequence DNA region contains:
- the LOC133915686 gene encoding uncharacterized protein At4g38062-like produces MSRSFFPTCASQKAEMEEMCKEIDDLRAEVEALTAELRAKSDLADGHRRAGADQAARLREARAEAERHARDAAARGEEAAAAGERCGQLAAKLAEKEQALRHLCVAHEALKGSLREKTEGFEAEKRELLAALEGSEARRQEQEAAVRSRDDEVARLRRLLSEKERKCSDAEQRALAPREVMMRGDMLVKLEEEKAAVEGKLKWKAEQFRHLEEALKKVQDEFKATKREWTSDRLTLVDRMDALETDLDSKTRVAEDFRSRLEMCSQALAQEEGRRKRLEAEMSELRNMYGIVVSEFEEARSTIESLSSKRDVEIASLRSSLAEKVTLLKEMGYSKAHLEQENEDLQSSLKEYQEAQIGGADAVVSLKGLREKFRALEQTHRSCTEKLRDKEAEWRMQMQKLGNDLDVCLSQLDSKDTLIRDLQNELLSSYSSLELQIVENWEASIMLTAVESKFYDSCSCIDTIKVNMQHNCEKLEKEIASAKKQLEGKDCAIIQSQVEQKKQSEVIARLHGRIEELEHMEQEHEKMQRPLDAYKEMLDDTSRDVHCLKDVASEKENSLQEKLRTALGDLDEANCALADMKSELCQLEINLHQQKQAIEHLEKLKVDMETELKGYMGDNCILKRDLDAALAAKMEAELLREEKVKLLGALDEANCALSERNNELNQLEIDFHHQKQALEHLEKLKVGIETELNIYMDENHVLQRDLDVALFAKTEAEKSQTQEKEKLCGIINEKGRMIDELQQHITILEEENLGQKLDLGSLIKLEHEKFIQEVKNRHSEIIEVFDEKLLELEKRLNFFEQKFTCKEQEMMDMFDQEEADWCTLIAEKEIAIADIQQIVESVQLDTKQLLDAAAAKVIEVQLEVKQLYGFAETLNSLYIIQEHDSVFKDMVVAECEREVESLQVNLVLEKEVSGNLKNLIQQLKSDTTAEMLEKAKEHLEVTNKLKSLEERKEILEEQLGELKSRTTYLSSVVLQERNELVDELTGFTNTIGKVIHGGEDLMSNLRRIMQKVDDEEHCNDRPSSGKIIVRSSEPLTRNKSGHLPDRRPPLKEHNY; encoded by the exons ATGTCCCGCTCCTTCTTCCCGACCTGCGCCTCCCAGAAAG CCGAAATGGAGGAGATGTGCAAGGAGATTGACGACCTGCGTGCCGAGGTGGAGGCgctcaccgccgagctccgcgcCAAGTCCGACCTCGCCGACGGCCACAGACGCGCGGGCGCCGACCAGGCCGCGCGGCTGCGGGAGGCTCGGGCCGAGGCCGAGCGGCACGCGCGGGATGCCGCGGCCAGgggcgaggaggccgccgccgccggggaaCGGTGCGGGCAGCTCGCCGCCAAGCTGGCGGAGAAGGAGCAGGCGCTGAGGCACCTCTGCGTGGCGCACGAGGCGCTCAAGGGAAGCCTACGGGAGAAGACCGAGGGGTTTGAGGCAGAGAAGAGGGAGCTCCTCGCGGCGCTGGAAGGCTCCGAGGCCAGGCGGCAGGAGCAGGAGGCCGCCGTGCGCTCGCGCGACGACGAGGTCGCGCGGCTCAGGAGGCTCTTGtcggagaaggagaggaagtgCAGCGACGCTGAGCAGCGGGCGCTGGCGCCAAGGGAGGTGATGATGAGGGGTGACATGCTGGTGaagctggaggaggagaaggccgcCGTGGAGGGCAAGCTCAAGTGGAAGGCCGAGCAGTTCAGGCATCTTGAGGAGGCGCTCAAGAAGGTCCAGGATGAGTTCAAGGCGACCAAGAGGGAGTGGACCTCAGATAGGTTAACTTTGGTTGATCGGATGGATGCTCTTGAGACTGATTTGGATTCCAAGACCAGGGTTGCGGAGGATTTCAGGTCGAGGCTTGAGATGTGCAGCCAGGCGTTGGCACAAGAGGAGGGCCGCAGGAAGCGGCTCGAAGCAGAGATGTCTGAATTGCGCAATATGTATGGGATTGTGGTCTCGGAATTTGAAGAGGCCAGATCGACGATTGAGTCTCTTAGTTCCAAGAGGGATGTGGAGATTGCATCTTTGAGGAGCTCACTGGCTGAGAAGGTCACACTTCTCAAGGAAATGGGATACAGTAAAGCACATCTTGAGCAAGAAAATGAGGATTTGCAGTCTTCTTTGAAGGAATACCAGGAAGCTCAGATTGGTGGTGCAGATGCTGTAGTGTCATTGAAGGGTCTGCGGGAAAAGTTCCGAGCTCTGGAGCAGACACATAGGAGCTGCACTGAGAAGCTGAGAGATAAGGAAGCAGAATGGAGAATGCAGATGCAGAAGCTTGGCAATGACTTGGATGTATGCTTGTCACAGTTAGATTCCAAAGATACGCTTATCAGGGACTTGCAGAATGAGTTGCTGAGCAGTTATAGCTCACTGGAGCTGCAAATTGTGGAGAACTGGGAAGCTTCAATAATGCTTACTGCTGTAGAGTCTAAATTTTATGATTCCTGCTCATGTATTGATACTATTAAAGTGAATATGCAGCATAATTGTGAAAAACTTGAGAAGGAAATTGCTTCTGCCAAAAAACAGTTGGAAGGTAAAGACTGTGCCATTATTCAATCTCAAGTTGAGCAGAAAAAGCAGTCAGAGGTAATAGCAAGGTTGCATGGAAGAATTGAGGAACTAGAACATATGGAACAAGAACATGAGAAGATGCAAAGGCCGCTTGATGCATACAAAGAGATGCTTGACGACACATCAAGAGATGTTCACTGTTTAAAAGATGTAGCTTCAGAGAAAGAAAATAGCCTGCAGGAGAAATTGAGGACGGCATTAGGTGATCTTGATGAAGCAAACTGTGCCCTTGCTGACATGAAGAGTGAGCTGTGCCAGCTAGAAATCAATCTTCATCAGCAAAAGCAAGCAATTGAGCATCTAGAAAAACTGAAAGTTGATATGGAAACTGAACTCAAGGGTTATATGGGTGACAACTGTATACTGAAGAGAGATCTGGATGCTGCTCTTGCTGCTAAAATGGAAGCTGAGTTGCTTAgagaagaaaaggtgaagctacTAGGCGCTCTCGATGAAGCAAACTGTGCCCTTTCTGAGAGGAACAACGAGCTGAACCAATTAGAGATCGATTTTCATCATCAAAAGCAAGCATTGGAGCATTTAGAGAAACTGAAGGTTGGTATAGAAACTGAACTCAATATCTATATGGATGAAAACCATGTACTACAGAGAGATCTGGATGTTGCTCTTTTTGCTAAAACAGAGGCTGAGAAGTCTCAGACacaagaaaaagagaagctatGTGGCATAATTAATGAGAAAGGTAGGATGATTGATGAGCTTCAGCAACACATCACTATACTAGAAGAAGAAAACCTGGGCCAAAAACTTGATTTGGGAAGTCTTATCAAGTTGGAGCATGAGAAATTTATTCAAGAAGTGAAAAACCGACACTCTGAAATTATTGAGGTATTTGACGAAAAACTTCTGGAACTTGAAAAAAGGCTTAATTTCTTTGAGCAGAAATTCACATGCAAGGAGCAGGAGATGATGGATATGTTTGATCAAGAAGAAGCAGATTGGTGTACACTAATTGCAGAGAAAGAAATTGCTATTGCTGATATTCAACAAATTGTCGAATCTGTTCAACTTGACACCAAACAGCTTCTTGATGCTGCAGCAGCAAAAGTCATAGAAGTTCAGCTCGAGGTTAAGCAACTTTATGGTTTTGCAGAAACTCTGAATTCACTTTACATCATCCAAGAGCATGATAGTGTTTTCAAGGATATGGTTGTTGCAGAATGCGAAAGAGAAGTTGAGTCCCTGCAGGTGAATTTAGTTCTAGAGAAAGAAGTGTCAGGAAATCTGAAGAATCTTATCCAGCAGCTCAAATCTGATACTACTGCAGAAATGCTAGAAAAGGCAAAGGAGCATCTGGAAGTTACAAATAAGCTGAAATCgctggaagaaagaaaagaaatattaGAAGAGCAATTGGGAGAGTTAAAGTCGAGAACAACATATCTGTCTAGTGTTGTTCTTCAAGAGAGGAATGAGCTGGTTGATGAGCTGACTGGATTCACCAATACCATTGGGAAGGTAATTCATGGAGGTGAAGACCTGATGTCAAATTTGAGAAGGATCATGCAGAAAGTTGATGACGAGGAACATTGCAATGATAGGCCTAGCTCAGGGAAAATCATTGTGAGAAGTTCTGAACCTTTGACCAGGAACAAATCAGGGCATCTCCCAGATAGAAGACCACCTCTGAAGGAGCATAACTATTAG
- the LOC133914594 gene encoding protein PAL OF QUIRKY-like, translating to MAAEASGASAVDGRMRLLCSHSGRLVPCGPDGALRYVGGETRVLFVPRAVPFRDLAEMAGGAEVRAVRHRLADDEDVLVSVTCDEELAHMRDEYDRLRATRPTAGFRVFVITTTSAVSGGGGGAPRRRTSSGLPPLAPKMWRVQSEQTLTARAQLHRGTACPAPMRRV from the coding sequence ATGGCGGCGGAAGCGTCCGGCGCTTCGGCCGTCGACGGGCGCATGCGGCTTCTGTGCAGCCACAGCGGCCGCCTCGTGCCCTGCGGCCCCGACGGCGCGCTCCGGTACGTCGGCGGCGAGACGCGTGTCCTCTTCGTGCCGCGCGCGGTGCCCTTTCGGGACCTGGCGGAGAtggccggcggcgcggaggTGCGCGCGGTCAGGCACCGCCTCGccgacgacgaggacgtgctCGTGTCGGTCACCTGCGACGAGGAGCTCGCGCATATGCGCGACGAGTACGACCGCCTGCGCGCTACGCGGCCGACCGCTGGATTCCGGGTGTTCGTCATCACCACCACTTCCGccgtctccggcggcggcggcggcgccccgcGACGAAGAACGTCGTCCGGGCTTCCGCCCCTGGCGCCGAAGATGTGGCGCGTGCAGAGCGAGCAGACCCTCACCGCGCGCGCACAACTGCACCGGGGCACTGCCTGTCCAGCGCCGATGCGGCGCGTCTAG